The genomic region CCCTCGGGTATTCGGCGCCATGGACAGCATGCCCCTGGGACAATGGTTCTCCTCGACCGCAGCCGGAGCCCCCGGACTGTCCTGGTGGCTTTATGCCGTCTCCGCCCTGATCCTGCTGCTAGGGCTGAACACTCTGTGCTGTTTTCTCGACTGGTTGCCCTGCCTGCGGATGCGCTGGCGCAAGACCGGCGAGTACCTCATCCACCTCGGCTTCGTTCTTGTCCTGACGGCCTTCATCTGGGGGAGTCTGGACGGCATCCGCAGCGAAGGGAACCGCATCTTCGTCGGAGAGACGACACCTCTGGAAGCCATGCCCGGTTATTCCCTGCGCCTGGAGGCCTTCGAGCCGGTGATCGCCCCATCGGGCCGCCCCATGGACATGCTCAACACCCTCGCCCTGCTCGCGGGGAACGAGGTCGTGATGCGCCGCATCGTAAAGACCAACTCTCCCCTGACCTATAAAGGGCTGGCCGTGCTCCCCGCTTCCTACGGGAACATGGTGGAGGGGTTTCGCTTTTTCATGGCCGGCGCCGGAGAGACCGTCCTCAGGAAAGGCACCCGCCTCGACCTTCCCGGCGGCGCGACCCTCCGGGTTCTGAATTTTCTCCCCCAGGCGCTCAGGCAGGCCGACGGGGGGGTGGCGAACGGGGGAGAGGCCCCGCGAAATCCGGCGATGGAATTGGAACTGCTCCGCCCGCACCGGGAGCCTTGGCGGGGGTGGTACTTTCTTCGGGAGGGACTTCCCTTTCCCCTCGTGGAGACCGGGGTCCGTCTCTGGCCCACCAATCCGGTCTTCCGCCCCTACAGCCTCCTTACCATCAACCGCGATCCGGGTGCGGCCTT from Desulfuromonas sp. harbors:
- a CDS encoding cytochrome c biogenesis protein ResB, translating into MNDRSLLRKSWALLCSLKLAIVLASAATLLSVGGSLVMPFNPRVFGAMDSMPLGQWFSSTAAGAPGLSWWLYAVSALILLLGLNTLCCFLDWLPCLRMRWRKTGEYLIHLGFVLVLTAFIWGSLDGIRSEGNRIFVGETTPLEAMPGYSLRLEAFEPVIAPSGRPMDMLNTLALLAGNEVVMRRIVKTNSPLTYKGLAVLPASYGNMVEGFRFFMAGAGETVLRKGTRLDLPGGATLRVLNFLPQALRQADGGVANGGEAPRNPAMELELLRPHREPWRGWYFLREGLPFPLVETGVRLWPTNPVFRPYSLLTINRDPGAA